One segment of Streptomyces sp. TG1A-8 DNA contains the following:
- a CDS encoding helix-turn-helix transcriptional regulator yields the protein MSEPRSAPTVGQVVLGRRLLDLRERAGLKREEAARILHVAPATVRRMETAEVALKIPYLQMLLKAYGVPGDEAELFVRLAEEANRPGWWQRFHDILPGWFSMYVSLEGAAALIRSYEPHFVPGLLQTEDYARGVLRSGAVGQTSPEEIERHVALRMHRQELLTRPDAPRFWTVMDETALRRPVGGPEVMRAQIDRLLEVTKLPNVTLQVAPFANGPHPGTYGPFVLFRFAMPELPDMVYSEYLTGAVYLDARSEVAAHLEVMDRMAAQAATAQRTKEILRDLRKEL from the coding sequence GTGAGCGAACCGCGGTCCGCGCCGACCGTGGGTCAGGTGGTCCTCGGCCGACGCCTGCTGGACCTGCGGGAACGCGCCGGACTCAAGCGCGAGGAGGCCGCCCGGATCCTCCACGTCGCCCCCGCCACCGTCCGCCGCATGGAGACGGCCGAGGTCGCCCTCAAGATCCCGTACCTGCAGATGCTCCTGAAGGCCTACGGCGTCCCCGGCGACGAGGCCGAACTCTTCGTCCGGCTGGCCGAGGAGGCCAACAGACCCGGCTGGTGGCAGCGTTTCCACGACATCCTGCCGGGCTGGTTCTCGATGTACGTCAGCCTGGAGGGCGCCGCCGCCCTCATCCGCTCCTACGAGCCGCACTTCGTCCCCGGCCTGCTGCAGACCGAGGACTACGCGCGCGGGGTGCTCAGGTCGGGCGCCGTCGGGCAGACCAGCCCGGAGGAGATCGAGCGCCACGTCGCCCTGCGCATGCACCGCCAGGAACTGCTCACCCGTCCCGACGCCCCCCGCTTTTGGACGGTGATGGACGAGACCGCACTGCGCCGGCCCGTCGGCGGCCCGGAGGTGATGCGCGCGCAGATCGACAGACTGCTCGAGGTCACGAAGCTGCCCAACGTGACGCTCCAGGTCGCCCCGTTCGCCAACGGGCCGCACCCGGGCACGTACGGGCCCTTCGTGCTGTTCAGGTTCGCCATGCCGGAGCTGCCGGACATGGTCTACAGCGAGTACCTGACCGGTGCCGTCTACCTCGACGCACGCTCCGAGGTGGCGGCCCACCTGGAGGTCATGGACCGCATGGCGGCGCAGGCCGCCACGGCACAACGCACGAAGGAGATCCTGCGGGATCTCCGCAAGGAGCTGTGA
- a CDS encoding carbohydrate kinase family protein has translation MGPEVTAGRRNGALLVVGDVVTDVVVRHRGPLATGTDTAAVIRTLPGGAGANVACWAAHAGCADVRLLGRVGADAARWHERELLAAGVRPRLVVDAEATTGTVICLVDAGASAERTFLTDSGASLRLEPADWSDTLLDGVARLHLSGYLLFAEPSRALAEVALAAARARGVPVSLDPASAGFLARLGVDRFLAFAGGLDVLLPSRDEACLLTGLPDWADAAAGLSRLVPLVVARSGAQGALVARCGTVLARVPAVPASPQDTTGAGDAFTGAFLAALGAGADPREAAARGCEAGARAVERVGGRPPRPGGAAGPRGGGAFRHG, from the coding sequence GTGGGCCCGGAGGTGACGGCGGGCCGGCGGAACGGGGCACTGCTGGTGGTGGGGGACGTCGTCACCGACGTCGTGGTCCGGCACCGGGGTCCGCTCGCCACGGGCACCGACACGGCCGCCGTGATCCGTACGCTGCCCGGCGGTGCGGGCGCCAACGTGGCCTGCTGGGCCGCCCACGCGGGCTGCGCGGACGTACGGCTGCTGGGCCGGGTGGGCGCGGACGCCGCGCGGTGGCACGAGAGGGAGCTGCTGGCGGCCGGGGTGCGGCCCCGGCTGGTGGTCGATGCGGAGGCGACGACCGGCACGGTGATCTGCCTGGTCGACGCGGGGGCGTCGGCCGAGCGCACCTTCCTCACCGACAGCGGGGCGTCCCTGCGACTCGAACCCGCCGACTGGTCGGACACGTTGCTCGACGGAGTGGCCCGGCTGCACCTGTCGGGCTACCTGCTGTTCGCCGAGCCGAGCCGGGCGCTGGCGGAGGTGGCGCTCGCGGCGGCACGCGCGCGGGGGGTGCCGGTCAGCCTGGATCCGGCGTCGGCGGGCTTCCTCGCGCGGCTGGGGGTGGACCGCTTCCTGGCGTTCGCGGGCGGCCTGGACGTGCTCCTGCCCAGCCGGGACGAGGCGTGTCTGCTGACCGGACTGCCGGACTGGGCGGACGCGGCGGCCGGGCTGAGCCGGCTCGTCCCGCTGGTGGTGGCCAGGTCGGGTGCGCAGGGTGCCCTGGTGGCCCGCTGCGGCACCGTGCTCGCCCGCGTACCCGCCGTGCCGGCGTCCCCGCAGGACACCACGGGCGCCGGGGACGCCTTCACCGGCGCGTTCCTCGCCGCGCTGGGCGCGGGCGCGGATCCGCGGGAGGCGGCGGCGCGGGGGTGCGAAGCGGGCGCGCGGGCGGTGGAGCGCGTGGGGGGCCGTCCACCGCGTCCGGGCGGGGCGGCCGGGCCCCGGGGCGGCGGGGCGTTCAGGCACGGGTGA
- a CDS encoding ABC transporter ATP-binding protein: protein MGWNEHADAFLELGFRAMVARLPGMLASSLRLARQADPRATRTVLAAEVGRGAAQAVSLLAVNSALGRLLAGPDIQQRLRSALPALVVMAAVMMVAALLRAASTYATGRLEPKVERVATELYLERAANVELAAIEDHAFHKLLDTAQYGARSARHMIAYGTRVINAMISLVAAAGVLTVLHPALLPLLATMTLPSAWSALTNARRRYESFHTWVQHARAGQLIGSLLTEPGAAPEIRVHGVGPFLLRHFRSMSETAEAEQARLSRLAARTGLIAAAWTGLATLATYATLGGLLLTGTMALSVAGTAVIAIRTGSASLDTLVLEINQLHEEALFVGDLQRLYAEAAERAIPVGGEPLPKDPEEIRFEHVTFGYPGESARPALDDVTLALPLGRIIALVGENGSGKTTLVKLLAGLYTPDRGRILWDGVDAAGADRRLLAERVAMVAQDFKRWPFTARVNVAVGRSSVPLTDERLAAAVAEAGAEEVVADLPRGLDTLLARNFSGGHELSGGQWQRLGIARAAYRRGRILIVDEPTAALDARAELEVFEKIRALAASGQTVVLITHRLASVRHADLVHVLEQGRLVESGTPEELLARGGVYAELYALQAEQFTARVPAPKPA, encoded by the coding sequence ATGGGGTGGAACGAGCACGCGGACGCCTTCCTGGAGCTGGGTTTCCGGGCGATGGTGGCCCGGTTGCCCGGCATGCTGGCGTCCAGCCTGCGGCTCGCCCGGCAGGCGGACCCGCGTGCCACGCGGACCGTGCTGGCCGCCGAGGTGGGCCGGGGCGCGGCCCAGGCGGTGAGCCTGCTGGCCGTGAACAGTGCGCTCGGCAGGCTGCTCGCCGGTCCGGACATCCAGCAGCGGCTGCGCTCCGCGCTCCCCGCCCTGGTCGTCATGGCCGCCGTGATGATGGTCGCGGCGCTGCTGCGGGCCGCCTCGACCTACGCCACCGGCCGCCTCGAACCGAAGGTGGAGCGGGTGGCGACCGAGCTGTACCTGGAACGGGCGGCGAACGTGGAGCTGGCCGCGATCGAGGACCACGCCTTCCACAAACTGCTGGACACCGCCCAGTACGGGGCGCGCTCGGCCCGGCACATGATCGCGTACGGCACCCGGGTGATCAACGCGATGATCTCGCTGGTCGCCGCGGCCGGTGTGCTGACGGTGCTGCATCCGGCGCTGCTGCCGCTGCTGGCGACCATGACCCTGCCCAGCGCCTGGAGTGCCCTGACCAACGCCCGGCGCCGCTACGAGTCCTTCCACACCTGGGTGCAGCACGCCCGCGCCGGACAGCTGATCGGCAGCCTGCTGACCGAGCCGGGTGCCGCCCCGGAGATCCGGGTGCACGGCGTCGGTCCGTTCCTGCTGCGGCACTTCCGGTCCATGTCGGAGACCGCGGAGGCGGAGCAGGCCCGGCTGTCCCGCCTGGCCGCCCGCACCGGTCTGATCGCGGCGGCCTGGACGGGCCTGGCGACACTCGCCACGTACGCCACGCTGGGCGGGCTGCTGCTGACCGGCACGATGGCGCTGTCGGTGGCCGGTACGGCGGTCATCGCGATCCGCACCGGCTCGGCCAGCCTGGACACGCTGGTCCTGGAGATCAACCAGCTGCACGAGGAGGCCCTGTTCGTCGGCGACCTGCAACGCCTGTACGCCGAGGCGGCCGAACGGGCGATCCCGGTCGGCGGGGAGCCGCTGCCGAAGGACCCCGAGGAGATCCGGTTCGAGCACGTCACCTTCGGCTATCCGGGCGAGTCGGCCCGCCCCGCCCTCGACGACGTGACCCTCGCCCTCCCCCTGGGCCGGATCATCGCGCTCGTCGGCGAGAACGGCTCGGGCAAGACCACCCTGGTCAAGCTGCTCGCGGGCCTGTACACACCGGACCGGGGACGGATCCTGTGGGACGGCGTCGACGCGGCCGGCGCCGACCGGCGGCTGCTCGCCGAGCGGGTCGCCATGGTGGCCCAGGACTTCAAGCGGTGGCCGTTCACCGCCCGGGTGAACGTCGCCGTGGGCCGCTCCTCCGTGCCCCTGACCGACGAGCGCCTGGCCGCGGCGGTCGCCGAGGCCGGGGCCGAGGAGGTGGTCGCGGACCTGCCGCGCGGCCTGGACACGCTGCTGGCCCGCAACTTCAGTGGCGGGCACGAGCTGTCCGGCGGCCAGTGGCAGCGCCTGGGCATCGCCCGGGCCGCGTACCGGCGCGGGCGGATCCTGATCGTGGACGAGCCGACGGCGGCGCTGGACGCGCGGGCCGAGCTGGAGGTGTTCGAGAAGATCCGGGCGCTGGCGGCAAGCGGGCAGACCGTCGTCCTGATCACCCACCGGCTGGCCTCGGTCCGGCACGCCGATCTGGTGCACGTCCTGGAACAGGGGCGGCTGGTGGAGTCCGGGACCCCGGAGGAGCTGCTGGCCAGGGGCGGTGTCTACGCGGAGCTGTACGCGCTGCAGGCGGAGCAGTTCACCGCGAGGGTGCCGGCTCCGAAACCGGCCTGA
- a CDS encoding pseudouridine-5'-phosphate glycosidase, producing MVLVVSEEVREAIGARRPVVALESTIIAHGLPRPRNLRVALELEDAVRREGAVPATVAVLDGRPRVGLDEDQLERIAGGDGIRKLGHRDLPPAVAVGASGATTVSATAQLAALAGVRVFATGGLGGVHREWTLTQDESADLGLLARTRITVVCAGVKSILDVPATLQRLETLGVTVAGYRTDRFPGFYLSDSGHPVDWTLRTPEQVAEVMRAQDGLGGRESALIVANPVPEEQQLDPALHARVLADALRACAEEGITGQAVTPFLLDHLVRHTDGASLRANLAAVRGNVRLAARIATAWARR from the coding sequence GTGGTGCTGGTGGTGTCGGAAGAGGTCCGGGAAGCGATCGGCGCGCGGCGGCCGGTGGTCGCCCTGGAGTCCACGATCATCGCGCACGGGCTGCCCCGTCCGCGCAATCTGCGGGTGGCGCTGGAACTGGAGGACGCGGTGCGGCGGGAGGGCGCCGTGCCCGCGACCGTCGCCGTGCTCGACGGCCGCCCCCGCGTCGGCCTGGACGAGGACCAGTTGGAGCGGATCGCCGGTGGGGACGGCATCCGCAAGCTGGGCCACCGCGACCTTCCGCCGGCCGTGGCCGTGGGGGCGAGCGGGGCGACCACGGTGTCGGCGACGGCACAGCTGGCGGCACTGGCCGGCGTCCGGGTGTTCGCCACGGGCGGACTGGGCGGCGTGCACCGGGAGTGGACGCTCACGCAGGACGAGTCCGCCGACCTGGGGTTGCTGGCACGGACCCGGATCACCGTGGTGTGCGCGGGCGTGAAGTCGATCCTGGACGTGCCGGCGACCCTGCAGCGCCTGGAGACGCTGGGTGTGACCGTCGCCGGGTACCGGACCGACCGGTTCCCCGGCTTCTACCTGTCCGACTCCGGCCATCCCGTCGACTGGACGCTGCGCACTCCGGAGCAGGTGGCCGAGGTCATGCGGGCACAGGACGGGCTCGGCGGGCGGGAGTCGGCGCTGATCGTCGCCAACCCCGTCCCGGAGGAGCAGCAACTCGATCCCGCGCTGCACGCGCGCGTGCTCGCCGACGCGCTGCGCGCCTGCGCGGAGGAGGGGATCACCGGCCAGGCGGTCACGCCGTTCCTCCTCGACCACCTGGTCCGGCACACGGACGGCGCCTCGCTCCGCGCCAACCTGGCGGCGGTGCGCGGCAACGTCCGGCTGGCGGCCCGGATCGCCACGGCGTGGGCCCGGAGGTGA
- a CDS encoding magnesium and cobalt transport protein CorA: MSMAENLRKVTGLGRVGGLRKVARLARRRRVDLSHPARSPLGSSVVNWVMYQGGVRVPECTDLAEAVKKVRGSDEGFVWLGLHEPTVREFAGVAGLFDLHPLAVEDAVEAHQRPKLERYGETLFAVFKTVCYVEHEQLTATSEVVDTGEIMVFAGEDFVVTVRHGRHGSLGPLREELEAQPEQLAKGPAAVLHAIANHVVDDYLSVTDAVQADIDQVETDVFSENGARTDPGRIYQLKRELLELKRAVVPLGRPVEDLATRPIRVVGPEIQAYFRDVSDHLMRARDQIAAFDDLLNSILQAHLAQVTVAQNEDMRRITAWAAVIAVPTMVCGVYGMNFDHMPELHWRFGYPLVMSVMAAGCLALYRGFRRNGWL; the protein is encoded by the coding sequence ATGTCCATGGCAGAAAACCTGCGGAAGGTCACGGGGCTGGGCAGGGTCGGTGGCCTGCGCAAGGTGGCACGGCTGGCCAGGCGCCGGCGTGTCGACCTGAGCCATCCCGCCCGCTCCCCGCTGGGTTCGTCCGTGGTGAACTGGGTGATGTACCAGGGCGGTGTCCGCGTACCGGAGTGCACCGACCTGGCGGAGGCCGTGAAGAAGGTGCGCGGGAGCGACGAGGGTTTCGTCTGGCTGGGGCTGCACGAGCCGACGGTGCGTGAGTTCGCCGGCGTCGCCGGGTTGTTCGACCTGCACCCGCTGGCGGTGGAGGACGCGGTCGAGGCACATCAGCGACCCAAGCTGGAGCGGTACGGGGAGACGCTGTTCGCCGTGTTCAAGACGGTCTGCTACGTGGAGCACGAGCAACTGACGGCGACGAGCGAGGTGGTGGACACCGGCGAGATCATGGTCTTCGCCGGCGAGGACTTCGTCGTCACGGTGCGGCACGGCCGGCACGGCTCGCTGGGCCCGCTGCGCGAGGAATTGGAGGCGCAGCCGGAGCAGCTCGCCAAGGGGCCGGCGGCGGTGCTGCACGCGATCGCCAACCACGTCGTGGACGACTACCTGAGCGTCACGGACGCGGTGCAGGCCGACATCGACCAGGTCGAGACCGACGTCTTCTCGGAGAACGGCGCACGGACCGACCCGGGGCGCATCTACCAGCTCAAGCGCGAACTCCTCGAATTGAAGCGGGCCGTGGTGCCCCTCGGCCGCCCGGTGGAGGACCTGGCCACCCGCCCGATACGGGTGGTCGGACCGGAGATACAGGCCTACTTCAGGGACGTGTCCGACCACCTGATGCGGGCCAGGGACCAGATAGCCGCGTTCGACGACCTGCTCAACTCCATCCTGCAGGCGCACCTCGCGCAGGTGACGGTCGCGCAGAACGAGGACATGCGGAGGATCACGGCCTGGGCCGCGGTGATCGCCGTGCCGACGATGGTGTGCGGGGTGTACGGCATGAACTTCGACCACATGCCCGAGCTGCACTGGCGCTTCGGCTACCCCCTCGTCATGTCGGTGATGGCGGCGGGCTGCCTCGCCTTGTACCGGGGCTTCCGGCGCAACGGCTGGCTCTGA
- a CDS encoding glutamate synthase subunit beta — protein MADPKGFMTTPREEWPRRPVEERARDWDEVCVPGALLPIVSRQADRCMDCGVPFCHEACPLGNLIPEWNDLVSREDWRTASDRLHATNNFPEFTGRLCPAPCEAGCVLAINQPAVTIKNVECAIADRAWEEGFTPPRPPERLSGRTVAVIGSGPAGLAAAQQLTRAGHTVVVFEKDDRIGGLMRYGIPEFKMEKRHLERRIEQMRAEGTGFRTSTAVGRDVPAATLRARYDAVVLATGATAWRDLAVPGRELGGVHQAMEYLPLSNRVREGDLEVSPLSAAGRHVVIVGGGDTGADCLGTAVRQGAASVTQLDIYAQPGAERDEEAEPWPTYPRVYRLSAAHEEARDLRTAPAANADARLFAASTLRFTGDGDGRVRALHLVEVDPRRRPLPGTERTLPADLVLLALGFSGPDRRDGLVEQLGLAVGARGTIARDGGFATSVPGVFAAGDAARGQSLVVWAIAEGRSVAAAVDRHLTGDSRLPAPVSPFDRPMAV, from the coding sequence ATGGCCGATCCCAAGGGGTTCATGACCACGCCGCGCGAGGAGTGGCCGCGGCGGCCCGTCGAGGAGCGGGCCCGGGACTGGGACGAGGTCTGCGTCCCGGGTGCGCTGCTGCCGATCGTCAGCAGGCAGGCGGACCGCTGCATGGACTGCGGTGTCCCGTTCTGCCACGAGGCCTGCCCGCTGGGCAATCTGATCCCCGAGTGGAACGACCTGGTCTCCCGCGAGGACTGGCGGACGGCGAGCGACCGGCTGCACGCGACGAACAACTTCCCGGAGTTCACCGGGCGGTTGTGTCCGGCGCCCTGCGAGGCGGGGTGCGTGCTCGCGATCAACCAGCCGGCCGTGACCATCAAGAACGTCGAGTGTGCGATCGCCGACCGGGCCTGGGAGGAGGGCTTCACCCCGCCGCGCCCGCCCGAGCGGCTGTCCGGGAGGACCGTCGCCGTGATCGGTTCGGGACCGGCCGGGCTCGCCGCGGCGCAGCAGCTGACCCGGGCCGGGCACACCGTGGTCGTCTTCGAGAAGGACGACCGGATCGGCGGGCTGATGCGGTACGGCATCCCCGAGTTCAAGATGGAGAAGCGGCATCTGGAGCGGCGGATCGAGCAGATGCGGGCGGAGGGGACCGGGTTCCGCACCTCGACGGCGGTCGGGCGGGACGTGCCGGCCGCCACACTGCGGGCGCGTTACGACGCCGTGGTGCTGGCCACGGGCGCGACGGCGTGGCGGGACCTCGCGGTGCCGGGCCGGGAGCTGGGCGGGGTGCACCAGGCGATGGAGTACCTGCCGCTGTCCAACCGGGTGCGGGAGGGGGATCTGGAGGTCTCGCCGCTGTCGGCGGCCGGCAGGCACGTGGTGATCGTGGGCGGCGGGGACACCGGGGCCGACTGTCTGGGGACCGCGGTGCGCCAGGGCGCCGCGTCGGTGACCCAGCTGGACATCTACGCGCAGCCGGGCGCCGAGCGGGACGAGGAGGCCGAGCCGTGGCCGACGTACCCGAGGGTCTACCGGCTGTCGGCCGCGCACGAGGAGGCGCGGGACCTGCGGACGGCACCGGCGGCGAACGCGGACGCACGGCTGTTCGCGGCGTCCACGCTCCGCTTCACCGGAGACGGCGACGGGCGGGTGCGGGCGCTGCACCTGGTCGAGGTCGACCCGCGGCGGCGGCCCCTTCCGGGGACCGAGCGGACGCTGCCCGCCGACCTGGTGCTGCTCGCGCTCGGCTTCTCCGGGCCCGACCGGAGGGACGGGCTGGTCGAGCAGCTGGGTCTGGCCGTGGGGGCGCGGGGCACGATCGCCCGGGACGGCGGCTTCGCGACCAGCGTTCCCGGCGTGTTCGCCGCCGGGGACGCGGCGCGCGGACAGTCGCTCGTCGTGTGGGCGATCGCGGAGGGACGTTCGGTGGCGGCGGCCGTCGACCGCCATCTGACGGGCGACTCCCGGCTGCCGGCGCCGGTCTCGCCGTTCGACCGGCCGATGGCCGTGTGA
- a CDS encoding methyltransferase domain-containing protein, which translates to MTQDDGYLLNNRQNEAGRRFDALAALFDPTTFRHLEGLGAGPGRRCWEVGAGGTSVVSWLAGRVGPTGRVVATDIDTSRLAAAARPPVEVRVHDVGAEEPPGEDFDLVHARLVLVHVPDRERALRSMVKALRPGGRLLVEDADPALQPLICPDEHGPEQRLANRLRQGFRELLAERGADLAYGRKLPRLLREAGLHEVGADAYFPVASPACTALEAATVRQIRGRLVTAGLATDEDVDRHLANVEAGGMDLVTAPLVSAWGRKGREPVLRAGAPGGPVTRA; encoded by the coding sequence ATGACACAGGACGACGGGTACCTCCTGAACAACCGGCAGAACGAGGCGGGACGGCGCTTCGACGCCCTCGCCGCCCTCTTCGACCCCACGACGTTCCGGCACCTGGAGGGACTGGGAGCGGGACCCGGACGGCGCTGCTGGGAGGTCGGGGCGGGCGGCACTTCCGTGGTGTCCTGGCTCGCCGGGAGGGTCGGCCCGACCGGGAGGGTCGTCGCCACCGACATCGACACCTCGCGGCTCGCCGCCGCGGCCCGTCCGCCGGTCGAGGTGCGCGTCCACGACGTGGGGGCCGAGGAGCCGCCCGGGGAGGACTTCGACCTGGTCCACGCCCGGCTGGTCCTCGTCCACGTCCCGGACCGGGAAAGGGCGTTGCGGTCCATGGTCAAGGCGCTGCGGCCCGGCGGACGACTGCTGGTCGAGGACGCCGACCCGGCCCTCCAGCCACTGATCTGCCCCGATGAGCACGGCCCGGAGCAGCGGCTCGCCAATCGGCTGCGGCAGGGCTTCCGCGAGCTCCTCGCGGAACGCGGTGCCGATCTGGCCTACGGCCGCAAGCTGCCCCGCCTGCTCCGCGAGGCCGGACTGCACGAGGTGGGGGCCGACGCCTACTTCCCCGTCGCCTCGCCGGCCTGCACGGCCCTGGAGGCCGCGACCGTCCGTCAGATCCGCGGCCGGCTCGTCACCGCGGGCCTGGCCACCGACGAGGACGTCGACCGCCACCTCGCCAACGTCGAGGCAGGCGGCATGGACCTGGTCACCGCCCCACTGGTCTCGGCCTGGGGACGCAAGGGCCGGGAACCGGTACTCCGGGCGGGGGCCCCCGGGGGCCCGGTCACCCGTGCCTGA
- a CDS encoding SAM-dependent methyltransferase: MTGQDPAAAGIDTSRPHPARMYDWYLGGKDNYPVDEEMGRQMLALEPRVPVMARVNRAFMQRATRWLAQQGVRQFLDIGTGIPTEPNLHQIAQQVAPDSRVVYCDNDPIVLAHAAALLRSTPEGATEYLQADVRDPATILAGAKQVLDLDRPVALSLVALLHFISDDDGAHDLVGRLLSELPSGSYLMTTHATADFSPEKSAVATEKLRAAGVTLALRSRAEFARFFDGLDLVEPGVEIVHKWHPELGEPVAGQDEGVIPGYGAVARKP; encoded by the coding sequence ATGACAGGGCAGGACCCGGCGGCCGCCGGGATCGACACCAGCAGGCCGCATCCCGCGCGCATGTACGACTGGTACCTCGGCGGCAAGGACAACTACCCCGTCGACGAGGAGATGGGGCGGCAGATGCTCGCCCTCGAGCCCAGGGTGCCGGTCATGGCCCGGGTCAACCGCGCCTTCATGCAGCGCGCCACGCGCTGGCTCGCCCAGCAGGGCGTACGACAGTTCCTGGACATCGGCACCGGCATCCCCACCGAGCCCAACCTGCACCAGATCGCCCAGCAGGTCGCCCCCGACTCCCGCGTCGTCTACTGCGACAACGACCCGATCGTGCTGGCCCACGCCGCTGCCCTGCTGCGCAGCACACCCGAGGGCGCGACCGAGTACCTGCAGGCCGACGTGCGCGATCCGGCGACGATCCTCGCGGGCGCCAAGCAGGTCCTCGACCTGGACCGCCCGGTCGCGCTCTCCCTCGTCGCCCTGCTGCACTTCATCTCCGACGACGACGGCGCGCACGACCTGGTCGGCCGGCTGCTGTCCGAACTGCCCTCCGGCAGCTACCTGATGACGACCCACGCCACGGCCGACTTCAGCCCCGAGAAGTCGGCGGTCGCCACCGAGAAGCTCAGGGCGGCCGGCGTCACGCTGGCCCTGCGCTCCCGTGCGGAGTTCGCCCGCTTCTTCGACGGCCTCGACCTGGTGGAGCCCGGCGTCGAGATCGTCCACAAGTGGCACCCCGAACTGGGCGAGCCGGTCGCCGGACAGGACGAGGGGGTGATCCCCGGCTACGGTGCGGTGGCCCGCAAGCCGTAG
- a CDS encoding uridine kinase has product MGSVRLEAITWDRLADLLAERLLALEPADGSAWPRVGFDGAPAARPDDLAERVAQALRVRGRPSLVVGAEGFLRPASLRLEHGRRDVEAYYGGWFDTGALWREVFGPLEPGGDGRVLPDLWDPATDRATRSPYVPLPPGGILLLHGPLLLRHWFPFDLTVHLLLSPGALRRRTPEADHWTLPAFERYEAETDPAATADVLVRADDPRHPAWNG; this is encoded by the coding sequence ATGGGCTCCGTGCGACTCGAAGCGATCACCTGGGACCGGCTCGCCGACCTGCTCGCCGAGCGGCTGCTCGCGCTGGAGCCGGCCGACGGAAGTGCCTGGCCGCGCGTCGGCTTCGACGGGGCGCCGGCCGCCCGCCCGGACGACCTCGCCGAGCGTGTCGCACAGGCGCTGCGTGTGCGCGGCAGGCCTTCGCTCGTCGTCGGAGCCGAAGGCTTCCTGCGCCCCGCCTCGCTCCGCCTGGAGCACGGACGCCGGGACGTGGAGGCCTACTACGGCGGATGGTTCGACACGGGCGCCCTGTGGCGCGAGGTCTTCGGCCCGCTGGAGCCCGGAGGCGACGGCCGCGTCCTGCCCGACCTGTGGGACCCGGCCACCGACCGCGCCACGCGCAGTCCCTACGTCCCCCTCCCGCCCGGCGGGATCCTCCTGCTCCACGGCCCCCTCCTGCTGCGGCACTGGTTCCCCTTCGACCTGACCGTGCACCTCCTGCTGTCTCCGGGCGCCCTGCGCCGCCGCACACCCGAGGCCGACCACTGGACGCTCCCCGCGTTCGAGCGCTACGAGGCGGAGACCGACCCGGCCGCCACGGCCGACGTCCTCGTCCGCGCCGACGACCCGCGGCACCCCGCCTGGAACGGCTGA
- a CDS encoding DUF397 domain-containing protein → MDRIKPRGRVYNGMPARELGSEGWHKPWSGGNGGNCLEAMKLADGRIAVRQSTDPDGPALIYTTDEMTAFIQGAKAGEADFLLS, encoded by the coding sequence ATGGATCGCATCAAACCCCGCGGTCGCGTCTACAACGGCATGCCCGCGCGGGAGCTGGGCAGCGAGGGGTGGCACAAACCCTGGAGCGGCGGCAACGGCGGGAACTGCCTGGAGGCGATGAAACTCGCCGACGGCCGCATAGCCGTGCGCCAGTCCACCGATCCCGACGGACCGGCGCTGATCTACACCACCGACGAGATGACCGCCTTCATCCAGGGCGCCAAGGCGGGGGAGGCCGACTTCCTCCTCTCCTGA
- a CDS encoding ATP-binding protein, whose protein sequence is MPSVHGGAIVASVIPPAPLGTDAAADPRGLGAAPGAAPGGGAAERRFRFELAAHPASPAQARRLTRARLTGWSVCADTCDSAALIMSELVTNAIVHTASSRVVCELHDHDDTVRIAVRDEGCAPDEPHPCAQRPEEEHGRGLLLVDALCRSWGAQEHGAGLLVWAELARQTDAVREAAEPHGDLGWGARSKPGSARKPAEDERAARARRDGTRADQHQPGSPRGTEGGRAQVRRETGAAERHHAWGRP, encoded by the coding sequence TTGCCAAGTGTGCATGGCGGGGCGATAGTGGCAAGCGTGATTCCGCCCGCGCCCTTAGGAACAGACGCCGCCGCAGACCCCCGCGGTCTCGGCGCCGCGCCGGGAGCAGCCCCTGGTGGGGGCGCCGCCGAGCGCCGGTTCCGCTTCGAGCTGGCCGCACACCCGGCTTCTCCCGCCCAGGCGAGACGCCTGACGCGCGCCCGGTTGACCGGTTGGTCGGTATGCGCGGACACCTGCGACAGCGCGGCCCTGATCATGTCCGAACTGGTGACCAACGCGATCGTGCACACCGCGAGCAGTCGTGTGGTGTGCGAGCTGCACGACCACGACGACACGGTGCGCATAGCCGTGCGGGACGAGGGCTGTGCGCCCGACGAGCCGCACCCCTGTGCGCAGCGTCCGGAGGAGGAGCACGGCAGGGGACTGCTCCTCGTCGACGCGCTGTGCCGTTCCTGGGGGGCCCAGGAGCACGGCGCGGGACTGCTGGTGTGGGCCGAGCTGGCCCGGCAGACCGACGCGGTCCGCGAAGCCGCCGAGCCGCACGGCGACCTGGGCTGGGGTGCCCGCTCCAAGCCGGGTTCCGCGCGCAAGCCCGCCGAGGACGAGCGGGCGGCACGGGCCCGGCGTGACGGCACCCGGGCCGACCAGCACCAGCCGGGTTCCCCGCGCGGCACCGAGGGCGGGCGGGCGCAGGTACGGCGCGAGACCGGGGCGGCCGAGCGGCACCACGCCTGGGGACGGCCGTGA